The genomic segment AGCCGACTCTTGAGCATGGCAACCTACTTGATTTGAAGATCTCACATGGGGGTTGGCTTTCACAACGTCAACTTGACGACTTCATTCCGGATCATAACCACCTCATGCACCTCTACATGATCCGTTGGCCGCAGATGGATTTCGTCTTTCATCTGCATCCTGAGCCGATAGGAACTGGCGAATTTCAGCTCGCTCTTCCAGATTTGCCCGCTGGGGAGTATCACCTCTATGCAGATGTGGTTCACGCTGACGGATTTCCAGAGACGCTGGTGGCGGAGACATCTTTGCCATTAGTTTCTGGCAGAGCGTTAGCTGGTGATGATGCTGAAGGCCAAGCGAATCCAGTAGAGAACAGCGCAGCATTAGCCGCCAATAGAACTTTGCATGAAGAGCGGTTCAAACTGAGTGATGGGTACACGATGGTGTGGTCTATGCCTGCTGCAATAGCTCCGCAGGTTCCGGAAACATTCAGCTTTGAGTTGCTTGACCCGACGGGAAAGCCTCCGAGCGATATGGACCTTTATATGGGTATGCAGGGCCACGCGGCTTTCGTCAAAACCGACGGGACGGTCTTCGCCCACATTCATCCCACCGGAACCGTAGCTATGGCCGCATACATGATGGCCAATCCTGCTACCCCCTCGCTGGATTCAAAGCAGATGCCTGACATGCCAGGCATGGACAGGACCGAAACCTCACTTCCCAACAGCGTGAGCTTCCCCTACGGCTTTCCGAACGCAGGACGCTACCGCATCTTCGTGCAAATGAAGCATGGCGACAAAGTCGAAACCGGCATCTTCGACGTGGACGTGCCGCAGGCGCGTTAGATTCTCTGACAATTACCGACAGAACACCTTCTTCGCTTGAAGTCAGTTTGCGTCTATTCGGACGAAGGAGCTAAACCCGGAGGTCTTATGAAAACCAAACATTCAATCTACTTGGCGTGTGCGTTGGTCATTGCGATTGCGCAGACCAGTACTCTTTCGCACGCAAGCACCGCGGCACCAGCATCAACTCTCCAGAATGCTACGCCGGACAACGATGCCGCTCGGAGTCTCACTGGAAGCTGGCAGGTGTCATTTGCCGGCAGAAAGGGAGAACGCCAGGCAACTATGCAACTCCGGCAAGACGACAACAAGCTTAGCGGATCGTTCGAGGGAGGACGCGGCGGAGCGCCTCTAACGGGCAGTTTGAGCGGAAATCACGTTTCGTTCACCGTAAAGATGCCGCGGCGGAAAGTCGAGTTCACAGGGACAGTTGAAGGTGACAAGATGACCGGTTCGACCAAGGAAGGAGGCTCCTGGACGGCAACACGACAGTGACTCACCTTCGTCGATCTCCGCTTTGAGTCTGGTCAGTTGAGATCGCAAACGAACTTCTAAACGATACGCCGATGCCGCAGCGAAGTGCATTTCCGATCCCTCGAGATCACTTGCTGCGGCAAAGGTGTCTTGTGACGAAAATGGATTTCCGCACCATAGCAGATGTGGCCGCAATGCTATCTCCAAATTCTTGCATTTCCTGAAGACGGGATTGCCGCCGATTATGCCAGTAATGCACGCTCTTAAAATAGAGGCGACGCCATGCCGCTCAAAGAAGATCCAGCGAAATCGATTCGGTCCGATTCCCAGGGATTATCACGCCCTATTCTTTTAATCGACGATGATCGTGATATGGCCGAAATGTTGGCCGAGTATCTCCGCCCGGAGGGGTTCGATCTTCATCTTGCATACAAAGGAAAGGACGGGTTGGAGCGTCTGAAGGATGGTGGGCTCATGCTCGTCATCCTCGATGTCATGCTTCCGGACCTAGATGGATTCACAGTTTTACGCGAAATCCGTCGAACGAGCCACATACCGGTCGTCATGCTTACAACACGGTCCGCGATGGAAGACAAGCTCATCGGCTTAAACGGCGGCGCGGATGACTATATTCCCAAGCCATTCACCCCCGTCGAACTGCTGGCAAGAATCCGTTCAGTTCTTCGACGTACCCAGCCTTCGCGATTTGGCTTGCCTTTTTTGACTATCGAAGATCTGACGTTGGACACCGGTTCGCGCACGATCGAGCGCGGTGGAAGAACGATTGACTGCACGGCGGCGGAATTCGACGTTCTGCACGCCCTCGTGTCGAGTGCGGGCCAAGTCGTGACACGAGAGCACCTCACGCGCGTGGCGCTGGGGCGCTCACCTTACGCTGGAGACCGCGCCATCGATAATCTAGTCAGTGCTCTGAGAAAGAAGCTAGGACCGTACGAGAACGGTCAGGAACGCTTCCGGTCATCTCGTAACACCGGATACATCTATCTCCGCAGTAGAGTTGTTGAACCGCAAGGAGAGGATAGATGAGGCTGTTCTTGCGCATCTTTCTTGCATTCTGGCTGGCCACGATCTTGATGATTGCCGCCGTGCTCGCTGCGGGAGAACTCTGGCCGGCAAGTTTCCCTGGAGAGCGGGGCGCTCTATTCAAACCTGAAGCGGCATCATCCGTGCTGAGGAGGGCGATCAACACCTATGAGGTTCGGGGAGCAGAAGCGTTCGTTGCGGAGGTCCAGACATCTGCACTCCTCCGCAACGGTTCTTTGCATTTGATCGATCCGAAGGGGCATGTCCTGGCGAGTGACGGCACCCCTCCACCATTCATGGCACAACTCGCTGATGATGCTTTCAAGAGCAATTCTATCGAGGTGATGCGTTCAGCACTGCGAGTGGAATTTGCGTTTCCGATTCAAAGTGGCTCGGGAAAACGCTATGTTGCCGTACTCACGGCGTTGGGCGCCAAGCGCCGGATCTCCAGGCCGCATTTCTGGTTTCATCTATCGTTGGCGACACTGCCGGCCACTCTGGTTTGCATAGCGCTTTCGCTCTACCTGACGCGGCCAATCACTCGCTTGCGCGCGACAGCTCAGCGTCTTGCCGAAGGCGATCTGGCTGCGCGATCCTCGCCGCGCCGAATCACCCGCGGAGATGAGTTGGGAGATCTTGCACGCGACTTTGACATTATGGCAGCAAGAATTCAGCAATTGATGACGGCACAGCGTCGATTTGTCGCCGACGTCTCGCACGAACTTGGTGCACCCCTCACGCGAATGCATTTAGCACAGGCCTTGCTGCGCCGAGAAATCGAAGGAGCTTCAAGTCAGGCTCTGAAGCGGATTGAGCGCGAAACTGACAAGCTCAGTAGCCTGGTTCAACAGTTGTTGCTTCTCGCAGGGTTGGAGGCGGGGCGTTGTCCGGAGGAAACGATGGTGCCGGTAGCCCTGCACTCCTTGTGCATGAGCCTCATCGATGATGCGAATCTTGAAGCCGAACACGCGAACTGCCGAGTTGAGAGCACGCGAGATGACGTTACCATCCTCGCTTATCCGCAACTTTTGCGGCGTGCTATAGACAATGTTCTCCGGAACGCAATTCGCTATGCGCCCCCAGGTTCTGAAATCCAACTGAATTGCAGAACTGATGCAGTGAAGAAGGAGGTTATCGTGGAAGTCCTCGATTCCGGACCAGGCGTTCCGGATTCGATGCTCTTTGATATCTTTTTACCGTTCTTCCGCACGGCTCCAGGGCGGGAGAGTAACAGCGGCGGAACGGGTCTCGGTCTCGCCATCGCCGCCGAGGCGGTACGTCTCCATGATGGCACTATTGCAGCGTGGAATCGTCGGGACGGAGGGCTTCAAGTTGTGATCGCCCTCCCCCACCGACTTCCCGTTTCGTAGCAAGGGACAAGAGTTGCGAATGTTAGAGTCGTTTTCGAATGAGTGTTTCGGCTCTCCACCAAGCTCATGATTGGCAAGAATCTCATCTGGTAATCAGGCGATTACCAGATGAGATTCCGTATATAACGGAGGCCAAAACTGACGCCTGCCTCTCTGAAGATGTTTGCGCCCGTCGAGCCTGCCGGATACCATGTGTTGACCGCCACGATACCGCCCGAGAACGGGCCGATGAATCGAGCAACAGAAAAGGCTTCATGGCCATCGTCTCCTCTCCTGGCCAGAAAGGTATTCTCGAACGCAATCTTGAAACGCGAGACCGAGCACGGATGGCTGCAATGAACATGCCGGATATCCTCTCGCAAGAGGTCCGCGAGCAGGTATTCTGTGGTGCCGCGTACGGCATGTTCCCCCATCGCGGAGCCAAATCTATCTGCGTATCCCTCCGCACCCTGCGGCCATTCGCTAGGGTGATCACGTGCTTGCGCAATTCCGGCGTGCGCTCCGGCTTCAAGGATGGATTTTACACCGTACGTTTGTCGTAAGTAGCTCTTGAATCGTTCTTCTTGCGTAGGGCGAGCATAGTCTGAGTTCGCTGATTTTGATATAGACAGATCCGGAGCATCCGGCAAGTGCGTCGGCGCCTGTTGTGCCCAGCAGACGCCGTACGACAGACTGAAGATTCCCAGAAAGAGAGCAGCAAAGTCTCTCATCAAACCTCCCGAAGAATTGAGCGTCGAGTCCGGGGAACAGGACAACGCCAGATTTAAAGCTGCAGCAGACTACTTTCTGCGACGGTATGTGCGGGAATTGCCATTCGGTCCGGTCACAGTGGTCCTGTTTCCATAAGGTCCATGAGTCGTCGATCTGCTGTACGTTTTGCCGTTCACTCCAGTTCGAGTGTCGGACGTGACGAGTCGGCCGTTGGCATTTCGGCTGGCGGTGTAATCATTCGTGTGTGTCTTTCCATCCGGAGTGGTAACAGTCCTGTCATTGGTGTATTGCCCATTTTGAAACGAGCGCGTATCCGTAACTGTGTCGCCTTTTCGATTGGTGCGGGTAGTTGTCTGCTGTGCAAAGGTGGCGTTAGCTGCGAGGACCGACGCCAGTGCGAGTGCTGTCTTCCGTAGAATTGGAATCATTGATATTCCTCCTTCGATTGACTTTCAATTGCATAGACCGGCGGATGCGAAAGAAAGTCGTCCCTGGAGCTCGACTCGCGACAATTCCCGACAATTCTCATGATTGGAATCTCTTTGAGCTGCGCTGCCTTCGGCCTGACTTGCCCCGACCCAGGCAGGCGACGCAAACACTATGGCGATCCCGCACACACTTTCGTCTCGACGCTTGGTGGACATGCGAGGTTTACAATCGCGATTGCGTCGATCAAAAGTGCTATGCCAATAGTCGTCATGATCGCGGCCACAATGCCACATAGATACATACGCCCGAGAGTTCGGAATCAAAACCAAATGGTTGGACATCTGAACCGAACTCGGGCACTTCGCACATTCATGACAGAGCTTTGTCGTAACGGTGCACTGAACATGCGCAGGATTGGTCAGAGCAGATGTATCCGGAACGAAGGGCTGTCGGCCCGAGTGCAGGGCCTCTTTCGGCCTGCTATCGATCGCATTACTGCTGTATCCGTGTCTCTATGCTTCATGCGCAATGTAGCAGTCAAAAGACGAGGTGGGCGTTCGGAATTGTGAGCGTGCCTGGCTGACGGCTCTTCGGAACCGTGACGCTGCAACGCTCGATTGTCTCCTCGATGAGGACTTCATCGACACAACTTGGAATGGGCAGTTAGGCGCCTAGTCTCCCTTTCACCTTTCCATCATCGAAAACGATGAAGGATTGATCAGGCGCGATCGCCGGAACATGCACCGACACCGCTGGATCACTGAGCGTCACAAACTCCGCAGGCAAATAGATCCCGCCCACATTTCGCGAACGCCAGAAATGCATCGCTTTTCATCCGGCATTCCAACGCATGAAATAGAGCGTGCCAACAAGAGCATTACTGGGAAGGTCGACGAAGACATCATTGTTAATAAATGGGGCCAAGCCAGACGGGCTCGCCCCAGCCGTCTTCTTTGCGGTCCACCCTTCATATGTTGGTACCCGGTGCTTTCCCGTCGGCAAAATAGTTCTGCGTCAGAGGCAAGCCTCCCGGTCGGATCGCTGCGATCGAAAAGACTGTATTCCCGTCCAGCGTCAGAGCGAGTATGTCGTCGCTATCGGAATAGATAATGCCATCCAACGTGACCTGCATGCCTCTCCCGTCGGTGGTTCAGCTACAAGGGCCCAAGGGGTCGCCCACAGCATGGCTGCAGCCACAATGAGGCCTGCTAAACGCGCGACATGATGTGCGTGCTCTGTGCGTCTGTCGGAAAGATCTTCGTCCTGCGCAGATCGAAATGCCGGGGATCTATCGTTTCATGCTGGCCTCGCTCAGGGATCGAGACCTGGCCGAGACGTTGACGCAGGAATCCTTTCTGAAGGCATATCGAAACCGATGCAGCTTCCGCGGGGAGTCTTGCGCCGGGACTTGGCTGATGCGGACCGCGATCAATCTTCAAAAAGATCATTGGCGCGATCGCAAGAGGCGCTTTTGGCGTGAGATGCAGACATGCCGTGGACGCGGATAGCGCGATGGAACTGCTGCCGGGCGCGGAACCGTGACCGGAGGAGCGGATCATCGCTCGCGAACAGACCACGCGGATTTGGGAGTTCGTTAGATGTCTCAGTGACCGCGAACGGAGTGTCTTCCTGCTGCGTTATGTGGAAGAACTCGAATTTCGCGAGATTGAGCAGTGCACCGGCTTAAAAGTGGGAGCGCTGAAGGTGTACCTGAATCGAGCGCTGACAAAGGTTCGGGACGGATTGGAAATCGTCAAACGTCGACTTTTCTCGCCAGGGCGAAAATTTGCTCGAAAAACTCGAGCGAACGGGAAGTTTCTGCGTCGCTGACTCCAATACAAGGCAGGGTAGACATTGCGGTGGTCATGGATTGGTCGAAACAAAGGTCCGAAGACTAGCACCACTTGGTCCGATGCTGAGCTTATCATCCGGCTGAAGCAGAGGGACGAGGGCGCTTTCCTAGATGTCTATGACCTGCATCGCTCCTCGGTCTTTCGGTTCTTGATGCACATGACCGGGTCAATCGCCTTAGCGGAAGAACTTACGCAGGAAGTGTTAGTCGTGATTCTCGATTCAATGACCACGGGAACCATCGGGCAATTCGATCCCCAAAGGGGAACAATGGAAGGTTATCTGCTCGGAATTGCGAGAAATCTGGCCAGAGCGGAAAGACGGAGATCGAACCGAGTGGTTTCGTTGGATAGCGTCGTAGAGACACCGGAATGGAACCAGCTTCTCGACGACGCTTGTCGGAGGATTCAGACGCGGGACATTTCGATGATCCTGGAGAAGCGATCTGAGTTGACGGAACTCTACCGCGCGATATTTGATTTGCCGGAGCATTACCGGGAAGCAGTGGTACTTTGCAGTCTTCAGGAGAAGAGCTACCGCGAGGTTGCCGGGATTCTGGAATGCTCGGAAGGGACCGTTGCCTCGCGAATGAATCGTGCGAAGGCGATCCTGGCGGCGAAGCTGCGCAGGACTGGATCGACTGGTTTGCGCGAGATTGTCGCGCAAGGACAGGGGGAGTCGGATGCCGGAACCGCGATTGAAGCAAGCGGAGACTGAAGATGTAATGCACGTTGATTCACTTTTGAGCCTCATCGGCAACCTGTCGAAACGGGATCCCTCTCCTGCCCTCCGGGAACACCTCAATGCCCTTGCGTCTGAACGCTTGAATCCGATTTCCCGAACTGTTTGCCGCAGGTCAGAGGCAAGGTTGAAACCTGCTATGGCAACTGTGTGC from the Occallatibacter riparius genome contains:
- a CDS encoding response regulator transcription factor; this translates as MPLKEDPAKSIRSDSQGLSRPILLIDDDRDMAEMLAEYLRPEGFDLHLAYKGKDGLERLKDGGLMLVILDVMLPDLDGFTVLREIRRTSHIPVVMLTTRSAMEDKLIGLNGGADDYIPKPFTPVELLARIRSVLRRTQPSRFGLPFLTIEDLTLDTGSRTIERGGRTIDCTAAEFDVLHALVSSAGQVVTREHLTRVALGRSPYAGDRAIDNLVSALRKKLGPYENGQERFRSSRNTGYIYLRSRVVEPQGEDR
- a CDS encoding ATP-binding protein; its protein translation is MRLFLRIFLAFWLATILMIAAVLAAGELWPASFPGERGALFKPEAASSVLRRAINTYEVRGAEAFVAEVQTSALLRNGSLHLIDPKGHVLASDGTPPPFMAQLADDAFKSNSIEVMRSALRVEFAFPIQSGSGKRYVAVLTALGAKRRISRPHFWFHLSLATLPATLVCIALSLYLTRPITRLRATAQRLAEGDLAARSSPRRITRGDELGDLARDFDIMAARIQQLMTAQRRFVADVSHELGAPLTRMHLAQALLRREIEGASSQALKRIERETDKLSSLVQQLLLLAGLEAGRCPEETMVPVALHSLCMSLIDDANLEAEHANCRVESTRDDVTILAYPQLLRRAIDNVLRNAIRYAPPGSEIQLNCRTDAVKKEVIVEVLDSGPGVPDSMLFDIFLPFFRTAPGRESNSGGTGLGLAIAAEAVRLHDGTIAAWNRRDGGLQVVIALPHRLPVS
- a CDS encoding sigma factor; this translates as MPGIYRFMLASLRDRDLAETLTQESFLKAYRNRCSFRGESCAGTWLMRTAINLQKDHWRDRKRRFWREMQTCRGRG
- a CDS encoding RNA polymerase sigma factor translates to MWEFVRCLSDRERSVFLLRYVEELEFREIEQCTGLKVGALKVYLNRALTKVRDGLEIVKRRLFSPGRKFARKTRANGKFLRR
- a CDS encoding RNA polymerase sigma factor produces the protein MRWSWIGRNKGPKTSTTWSDAELIIRLKQRDEGAFLDVYDLHRSSVFRFLMHMTGSIALAEELTQEVLVVILDSMTTGTIGQFDPQRGTMEGYLLGIARNLARAERRRSNRVVSLDSVVETPEWNQLLDDACRRIQTRDISMILEKRSELTELYRAIFDLPEHYREAVVLCSLQEKSYREVAGILECSEGTVASRMNRAKAILAAKLRRTGSTGLREIVAQGQGESDAGTAIEASGD